One segment of Bradyrhizobium sp. WD16 DNA contains the following:
- a CDS encoding methanobactin export MATE transporter MbnM, with product MTRLGRTRRGRVRAPAAALAILAGATASLAVVGLGTADTAKLKPSTKAPAVADDWIWDLPSYVPVPRVPADNPMSEAKFELGRHLFYDKRLSGNGTLACASCHLQDYAFTDRRPVSPGSTGEQTPRNAPTTVNAAWHASYTWANYSLVTLEKQMENPLYGERPTEMGVTDANKDEILARLESDPRYRDLFRAAFPASEKPFTFDSVIKAIAVFERGMVSFSSRYDRYLQGKEKLTEAEQRGLDIFFGERGECHHCHGSPNFDDQFVHAKSRDVELPFHNTGLYNIDGKGAYPAANRGLIELSGEASDMGRFRAASLRNIAVTAPYMHDGSVETLEEVIDIYSDGGRDIAHGPFAGDGRSNPYKSDLIVKGNFSAQEKADLVVFLKALTDTELLTAPRFADPWKR from the coding sequence ATGACGAGGCTCGGCCGTACCAGACGCGGCCGCGTCCGCGCTCCTGCCGCCGCGTTGGCCATTCTCGCCGGCGCGACGGCATCGCTCGCTGTCGTGGGGCTCGGCACCGCCGACACCGCCAAGCTCAAGCCATCGACCAAGGCGCCGGCCGTTGCCGACGACTGGATCTGGGACCTGCCCAGCTATGTGCCGGTGCCGCGCGTCCCCGCCGACAACCCGATGAGCGAGGCGAAATTCGAGCTCGGCCGGCACCTCTTCTACGACAAGCGCCTGTCCGGCAACGGCACGCTCGCCTGCGCCTCCTGCCACCTGCAGGACTATGCCTTCACCGACCGGCGGCCGGTGTCACCCGGCTCGACCGGCGAACAGACGCCGCGCAACGCGCCGACCACCGTCAACGCCGCCTGGCACGCCAGCTACACCTGGGCAAATTATTCGCTGGTCACCCTCGAGAAGCAGATGGAGAATCCGCTCTATGGCGAACGCCCGACCGAGATGGGTGTGACCGATGCCAACAAGGACGAGATCCTCGCCCGGCTCGAGAGCGATCCCCGCTATCGCGATCTGTTCCGCGCGGCGTTTCCGGCATCCGAGAAGCCATTCACATTCGACAGCGTGATCAAGGCGATCGCCGTGTTCGAGCGCGGCATGGTGTCGTTCTCGAGCCGCTATGACCGCTATCTCCAGGGCAAGGAAAAGCTGACCGAAGCCGAGCAGCGCGGTCTCGACATCTTCTTCGGCGAACGTGGCGAATGCCATCACTGCCATGGCAGCCCGAATTTCGACGATCAGTTCGTGCACGCCAAAAGCCGCGACGTCGAACTGCCCTTCCACAACACCGGGCTCTACAATATCGACGGCAAGGGCGCCTATCCGGCGGCCAATCGCGGCCTGATCGAACTCTCCGGCGAAGCGTCCGACATGGGCCGCTTTCGCGCCGCCAGTCTGCGCAATATCGCCGTGACGGCGCCCTACATGCACGACGGCAGCGTCGAAACTCTCGAAGAGGTCATCGACATTTATTCGGACGGCGGCCGCGACATCGCTCACGGCCCTTTTGCCGGGGACGGCCGCAGCAATCCGTATAAGAGCGACCTGATCGTCAAGGGCAATTTCAGCGCCCAGGAGAAAGCCGATCTCGTCGTCTTCCTGAAGGCGCTGACGGACACCGAGCTGCTGACCGCGCCGCGGTTCGCTGATCCGTGGAAGCGGTAA
- a CDS encoding GFA family protein, whose protein sequence is MTIALRMSSCACGRVRCEALGKSILSGVCYCADCQEGGRRVEALPNAARIRDPDGGTPYQTYRDDRFRCVSGEELLVDYRLKPASSTRRVVASCCNSGMFLKFDPGFWVSTYRFRYDGELPPIEMRTQTRHRRSETELPRDAPAYRRFPLKLFSKLIAARIAMFRGR, encoded by the coding sequence ATGACAATCGCCCTCAGAATGTCGTCCTGCGCCTGTGGACGCGTTCGTTGCGAAGCCTTGGGCAAGTCAATATTGAGCGGGGTCTGCTATTGCGCGGATTGTCAGGAAGGCGGCCGTCGGGTCGAAGCTCTGCCGAATGCCGCACGCATCCGCGACCCGGACGGCGGCACCCCCTATCAGACCTATCGCGATGATCGATTTCGCTGTGTGTCGGGAGAGGAGCTCTTGGTGGACTACCGGCTCAAGCCAGCGTCCTCCACGCGGAGGGTGGTCGCGTCCTGCTGCAACTCCGGGATGTTTCTGAAATTCGATCCAGGATTTTGGGTTTCGACCTATCGATTCCGATATGATGGCGAGCTACCGCCCATCGAGATGAGGACCCAGACACGGCACCGGAGGTCGGAGACGGAACTACCGCGCGATGCGCCTGCCTACCGACGATTTCCCTTGAAGCTCTTCTCGAAACTGATCGCGGCGCGCATCGCGATGTTCCGCGGCCGATGA
- a CDS encoding alpha/beta hydrolase codes for MTIDADIAAFLARMPTTRPASLDELRSNTDRALMSMQGVLEAVDRIEDIAVEGDEPDVVVPVRAYWPAGTKKGEKQPAIVFAHAGGWCLVSLEAYDNPCRALANATGCVVVSVGYRLAPEHPYPVPLEDFYRAFCWVADHAGELGIDGHRIAIAGDSAGGNLAAAVALLARDRRGPSIAHQLLFYPAVDTDLDTASYEEFADGYYLTRDTMRFCWDAYLGGQMSTPPLYAATLRADVSGLPPATIMVNEYDPLRSEGEAYARKLQEGGVPAKLILLQGMVHACMHMLGVAPAAKALFVHAGREMRQKFGREPS; via the coding sequence GTGACGATCGACGCAGACATTGCCGCGTTCCTGGCACGCATGCCCACCACTCGACCAGCATCTCTTGACGAGCTCCGGTCGAATACCGACCGCGCGCTGATGTCGATGCAGGGTGTGCTGGAAGCTGTCGACCGAATTGAAGACATTGCTGTGGAAGGGGACGAGCCTGATGTCGTCGTTCCGGTCAGGGCCTATTGGCCGGCCGGAACGAAGAAGGGCGAAAAACAGCCTGCCATCGTATTCGCGCATGCCGGAGGATGGTGCCTCGTCTCGCTGGAGGCGTACGACAATCCGTGCCGCGCCCTCGCAAATGCAACGGGTTGTGTCGTCGTTTCGGTCGGTTACAGGCTAGCCCCGGAGCATCCGTATCCTGTTCCACTGGAAGACTTCTATCGTGCCTTTTGCTGGGTCGCCGACCACGCGGGCGAACTGGGGATCGACGGACATCGTATCGCCATCGCCGGCGACAGCGCCGGAGGAAATCTGGCTGCCGCAGTCGCGCTGCTAGCCAGAGATCGCCGTGGTCCGTCTATCGCCCATCAGCTCCTTTTCTATCCGGCCGTTGATACCGATCTCGATACAGCCTCATACGAGGAGTTCGCCGACGGATACTATCTGACGCGCGATACAATGAGGTTCTGCTGGGATGCGTATCTGGGAGGGCAAATGTCGACACCTCCCTTGTACGCGGCGACATTGCGGGCTGACGTATCCGGTTTGCCGCCAGCGACGATCATGGTCAACGAATATGATCCGCTGCGCAGTGAAGGCGAAGCCTATGCGCGAAAGCTTCAAGAGGGGGGCGTTCCGGCCAAGCTCATTCTCCTCCAAGGAATGGTGCATGCTTGCATGCACATGCTTGGTGTAGCGCCGGCCGCCAAAGCGCTCTTTGTCCACGCGGGCAGAGAGATGCGCCAGAAATTCGGGCGGGAGCCGAGCTAG
- a CDS encoding alpha/beta fold hydrolase → MANSIGLDVASDGLMHRYVRVDGQRIHCSVLGDGKPVLLIPGWPQTWYAWRHIMVALAENGFQVVAVDPVGAGYSDKPDSGYDTGSAARALHQVMIRLGHQRYCVAGHDVGMWVGYALASDYPEAVERIALTEAVIPGLAPAPQIFVPPSDNIFLWHFMFNQVLDLPEFLTSGREKEYLSFMFDKWSHRRDRVAADVYAGAYGTPGGIRAGFAYYRAIPETIRQNRERASRPLSMPVLAIGAEFATADAPIETLRPHATDLRGNIVRDCGHFVMEECPQEFNAQVVPFFLEGLSK, encoded by the coding sequence ATGGCAAACTCGATTGGGCTGGACGTTGCGTCCGATGGTCTCATGCACCGTTATGTCCGCGTCGACGGGCAGAGAATTCACTGTTCTGTCCTTGGCGACGGCAAGCCGGTTCTCTTAATCCCTGGATGGCCGCAGACTTGGTATGCTTGGCGCCATATCATGGTGGCACTGGCCGAGAATGGCTTCCAGGTTGTTGCCGTCGATCCGGTCGGTGCTGGTTACTCCGATAAGCCGGATAGCGGTTATGACACGGGTTCGGCCGCTCGCGCGCTGCATCAGGTCATGATCCGGCTTGGCCACCAGCGTTACTGCGTCGCCGGACATGATGTGGGGATGTGGGTCGGATATGCGTTGGCGAGCGACTATCCGGAGGCGGTGGAGAGGATTGCGCTGACAGAGGCCGTCATCCCCGGTCTGGCTCCCGCGCCACAGATCTTCGTGCCACCATCCGACAATATTTTCCTCTGGCATTTCATGTTCAATCAGGTTCTGGACTTGCCGGAGTTCCTTACATCGGGGCGGGAGAAGGAATATCTGAGCTTCATGTTCGACAAATGGTCCCACCGAAGGGATCGGGTCGCTGCGGATGTTTATGCCGGCGCCTACGGAACGCCAGGAGGAATCCGGGCCGGATTTGCCTATTACCGCGCTATCCCAGAGACGATCCGGCAGAATCGGGAGCGTGCGAGCAGGCCACTATCCATGCCGGTTCTTGCGATCGGCGCTGAATTCGCCACCGCTGACGCCCCGATCGAAACGCTGCGTCCGCACGCGACGGATTTGCGGGGGAATATCGTCCGCGACTGCGGTCACTTCGTAATGGAAGAATGCCCGCAGGAGTTCAATGCGCAGGTCGTTCCCTTTTTCCTTGAGGGGTTAAGCAAGTGA
- a CDS encoding sugar phosphate isomerase/epimerase, translating into MKRIKGPSIHLAQFSDALSPFNQLATIAGWAGNLGFKALQLPAWDQRLFDVRKAAESQTYCDEVSGVLAEHGLVISELTTHIFGQLVAVHPAYDVMCDAFAPEELRGNAAARSEWALQQIKLAARASRRLGLTEMGTFSGSFLWPYFFPFPQRPEGLVEAAFDELARRWKLVLDACDEQGINLCYELHPSEDLHDGVSFEMLLERVGGHSRCRILYDPSHFVLQQLKYLDFIDIYHERIGMFHVKDAEFNSTGRQGIYGGYQSWIERAGRFRSLGDGQVDFRSIFSKFAQYDFEGWATLEWECCLKDQEDGAREGAAFIRDHTIQVTEKIFDDFAGTPLSAAQMNKILGIF; encoded by the coding sequence ATGAAGCGGATCAAAGGTCCAAGCATCCATCTGGCGCAGTTCAGTGATGCTCTCTCTCCCTTCAACCAACTGGCAACCATTGCGGGCTGGGCCGGCAACCTGGGTTTCAAGGCCCTCCAGCTTCCTGCGTGGGATCAGCGCTTGTTCGACGTTCGCAAGGCCGCCGAGAGCCAGACATACTGCGATGAAGTTTCTGGCGTCTTGGCCGAGCACGGGTTGGTCATCAGCGAACTGACGACGCACATTTTTGGGCAGCTCGTTGCCGTGCATCCGGCTTACGATGTGATGTGTGACGCCTTCGCTCCCGAAGAGCTTCGCGGAAATGCTGCAGCTCGAAGCGAATGGGCGCTGCAACAGATCAAGCTTGCGGCTAGGGCCTCGCGCCGACTTGGGCTGACCGAGATGGGGACATTCTCCGGCTCGTTTCTCTGGCCATATTTCTTCCCGTTTCCGCAGCGCCCCGAGGGATTGGTCGAAGCTGCCTTCGACGAACTGGCTCGACGGTGGAAGCTTGTGCTCGACGCGTGTGATGAGCAGGGCATCAATCTGTGCTATGAACTCCACCCCAGCGAAGATCTGCACGACGGCGTCAGCTTCGAGATGCTGCTCGAGCGTGTCGGCGGGCATAGTCGGTGCCGAATTCTCTACGACCCCAGCCACTTCGTCCTGCAGCAGCTCAAGTATCTCGACTTCATCGACATTTACCATGAGCGGATCGGCATGTTCCACGTCAAGGATGCCGAATTCAACTCCACCGGACGCCAGGGCATCTATGGCGGTTATCAGTCATGGATCGAACGCGCGGGACGTTTCCGGTCCCTGGGTGATGGACAGGTCGACTTTCGCTCGATCTTCTCGAAATTTGCCCAATACGACTTCGAAGGCTGGGCTACGCTCGAATGGGAGTGCTGCCTGAAGGATCAGGAAGACGGCGCTCGCGAGGGGGCGGCCTTTATTCGTGACCACACCATTCAGGTCACGGAAAAAATCTTCGATGATTTTGCCGGAACGCCTCTGAGCGCGGCTCAGATGAACAAGATCCTCGGCATTTTCTGA
- a CDS encoding TetR/AcrR family transcriptional regulator, which yields MAGRPREFDRDLALERARDLFWARGYEGTSMSDLVAGLGIASARIYAAFGSKEALFREAIEHYEAREGSFAERALSGVKDVRSALENMFREAVRLYTTGQRGCMVVSAATNCAQENTAVSAWLAEHRKARTQSIIERLREAKHSGEIPDHIDEVALGDCCATLLHGLSVQARDGIDRHRLDAMVDAFLAAFDLMMGGNSRPDVRLKRS from the coding sequence ATGGCTGGCAGGCCCAGAGAATTCGACAGAGACTTGGCCCTTGAGCGGGCTCGCGACCTCTTCTGGGCGCGGGGCTATGAGGGCACATCGATGTCCGATCTGGTGGCTGGCTTGGGCATCGCCTCGGCACGGATCTATGCGGCCTTTGGTTCCAAGGAGGCGTTATTCCGCGAAGCCATCGAACATTACGAGGCAAGAGAGGGCAGCTTTGCCGAACGCGCCCTGTCTGGGGTCAAGGACGTTCGCTCCGCCTTGGAAAACATGTTCCGGGAAGCCGTAAGGCTTTACACGACGGGACAGAGGGGATGCATGGTCGTTTCGGCGGCAACCAACTGTGCGCAGGAAAATACGGCCGTGAGCGCCTGGCTGGCCGAACATCGAAAAGCAAGAACCCAGTCGATCATTGAGCGTCTGCGGGAGGCGAAACACTCTGGCGAAATTCCGGACCACATTGATGAGGTGGCGCTCGGCGACTGCTGCGCAACGCTGCTTCACGGTTTATCAGTGCAGGCCCGGGATGGTATTGACCGCCATCGGCTGGACGCCATGGTCGATGCGTTCCTTGCGGCGTTTGATCTCATGATGGGCGGGAATAGTCGTCCAGATGTCCGGCTGAAACGATCATGA
- a CDS encoding RNA polymerase sigma factor — MAASGTESDIHRAILATWRIEQPRLTASLSRMLRDVPLAEELTQDALVAALERWPTAGIPERPGAWLMATARRRAQEHLRRTPMLTRKLAMIAVSLEAEQNAMPDFDSALDDDIGDEMLRLIFTACHPLLPPPSRAALTLRMICGLTTGEIARAFLLPEATVAQRIVRAKRLLSDSGIAYETPRGEERAQRLPAVLEVIYLIFNEGYTAARGDDWLRPELCDEARRLGRVLVSLTPEEPEVHGLVALMELNASRNAARTGPEGDPILLMDQDRRRWDLLQIRRGLNALARAQALGGGSGFYGLQAAIAACHARASAPEDTDWAGIAGLYAHLSALTHSPVVELNRAVAVAMVVGPAAALEIVERLAGAPELRTYHLLPSVRGDLLERLGRVEDARQAFALAAALATNERERALLERRAKGSRADAFNERLGG, encoded by the coding sequence TTGGCGGCCAGCGGGACGGAGAGCGATATCCACCGCGCGATCCTTGCCACATGGCGGATCGAGCAGCCCCGGCTGACCGCCAGCCTGAGTCGGATGCTGCGCGACGTGCCGCTGGCTGAGGAACTGACCCAGGATGCGCTCGTCGCGGCGTTGGAACGGTGGCCAACGGCCGGCATTCCCGAACGTCCGGGCGCTTGGCTGATGGCCACCGCCAGACGCCGCGCGCAGGAGCATTTGCGCCGCACACCGATGCTGACCCGCAAACTTGCGATGATCGCGGTGTCGCTGGAGGCCGAGCAAAACGCGATGCCCGATTTCGACTCTGCCCTCGATGACGACATTGGTGATGAGATGTTGCGGCTGATTTTCACCGCCTGTCATCCGCTGCTGCCGCCCCCATCGCGCGCCGCATTAACGCTGCGCATGATCTGTGGCCTCACCACCGGGGAGATCGCCCGCGCATTCCTGCTGCCGGAGGCGACGGTCGCGCAGCGCATCGTGCGCGCCAAGCGTCTGCTATCGGACTCGGGCATCGCCTATGAAACTCCGCGCGGGGAGGAGCGGGCTCAACGGTTGCCCGCCGTGCTGGAGGTCATCTACCTGATCTTCAACGAGGGCTATACCGCCGCGCGCGGTGACGACTGGCTGCGGCCGGAACTCTGCGACGAAGCGCGCCGTCTTGGTCGCGTCCTTGTCTCCCTGACGCCCGAAGAGCCCGAAGTCCACGGCCTGGTCGCGCTGATGGAACTGAACGCATCGCGCAATGCAGCGCGCACCGGTCCCGAAGGCGACCCCATCCTTCTCATGGATCAGGATCGCCGTCGGTGGGACCTGTTGCAGATACGGCGCGGCCTGAACGCCCTCGCTCGCGCACAGGCGCTTGGCGGAGGGTCGGGCTTTTACGGCCTGCAGGCCGCCATCGCCGCCTGCCATGCACGCGCATCCGCCCCGGAGGATACGGATTGGGCAGGCATTGCCGGTCTTTATGCGCATTTGTCAGCACTGACCCATTCGCCGGTCGTCGAACTCAACCGGGCGGTGGCTGTGGCGATGGTTGTCGGGCCGGCCGCCGCACTCGAAATAGTGGAACGCCTCGCCGGGGCTCCAGAGTTGAGAACCTATCACTTGTTGCCAAGTGTGCGCGGCGACCTTCTGGAACGGCTCGGTCGCGTGGAGGACGCCCGCCAAGCATTCGCCCTTGCCGCCGCCCTTGCCACGAACGAGCGCGAGCGGGCTCTGCTGGAGCGCCGGGCCAAGGGCAGCCGCGCTGATGCCTTTAACGAACGCCTGGGCGGGTGA
- a CDS encoding YciI family protein, protein MAPPTVEGVREMRYLFIVKSNHAAEPTPALMEVMHKMAQREIQAGRMLDDGGLFPQATGAQVTIDKGEMKVIDGPFIEAKEMIGGFAIFDLPGPDEALAAAREFMQVHKDHMPGWEGICEIRGIAGSMTRGA, encoded by the coding sequence ATGGCGCCGCCGACCGTCGAGGGAGTAAGAGAGATGCGCTACCTATTCATCGTCAAGTCGAATCATGCCGCTGAACCAACGCCGGCGCTCATGGAGGTCATGCACAAGATGGCGCAGCGGGAGATCCAGGCCGGCCGGATGCTAGACGATGGCGGCCTATTTCCGCAGGCCACGGGTGCCCAGGTGACCATCGACAAGGGAGAGATGAAGGTAATCGATGGGCCGTTCATCGAAGCCAAGGAGATGATCGGCGGGTTCGCGATTTTTGATCTACCGGGGCCTGACGAGGCTCTCGCCGCCGCGCGGGAATTCATGCAAGTGCACAAGGACCATATGCCCGGCTGGGAAGGCATCTGTGAAATCCGCGGAATTGCCGGCTCGATGACCAGGGGCGCCTGA
- a CDS encoding tetratricopeptide repeat protein — translation MVDDLDHLDDLPKRDANHVAEEKAETAFQGRLTASGRFILQRADRKDYGTDCEVEVVDQEQATNVRVHVQLKGTERPLNADGSLSIEVSRSNLNYLLMHPHSFYAAYHIPTSSLRICPAETVLHQYEHAGKNWTHQQSLTVNFTDELTNARLDRLATLARSAARAARDRRIEQTRAAPGDVAGLVRRGIPDIHVPDDPALAGQLLAHLYNQDADVVISAAFDRFAAVLGVGNEAMGPAYMAEVNLGMAGLSRSRTRIEAAVTFFRSQLDLGRYERGSLHYTIGNAFSALGQEEDAKAAYEAALADPAFANSPDLASQGHKNVGTSFERLGDEKRAVEHYREALRLNPHLPEAHNALALFYVRQGEWKHALTHLDQAVFTDPTRVKAAGVAGWRANVLFNMGEGSAAFREINGLLAQADCEPWIWPFFARLVASFGRTTAENARQALGFWHRYVGAHPESSGGRRELLLSTLYLRAEGQDVGRTYAGFRDEFNRQIEHIDDKDEAALLWDRLGHWAQDEADWAEAELCFRKAYDLAGGHYGYCLGTALNFLGRFEESLPILREQAERIQPDAMSWFQLGAAYGDLGHSAQAIDAYEKALALDPHYDLAMFNLGGAYWNRGEKIEALAIWTMAIDRFPDHELVAKLRHDLPDFFSPDPT, via the coding sequence ATGGTTGACGATCTGGACCACCTCGACGATCTGCCGAAGCGTGACGCCAATCATGTCGCGGAAGAGAAGGCGGAAACGGCCTTCCAGGGGCGCCTCACGGCGAGCGGTCGCTTCATCCTCCAACGCGCCGACCGAAAGGACTATGGTACGGACTGCGAAGTCGAAGTCGTCGACCAGGAGCAGGCGACCAACGTCAGGGTCCACGTGCAGCTCAAAGGGACAGAGCGCCCGCTCAACGCGGATGGCTCTCTCAGCATTGAGGTCAGCCGCTCAAACCTGAATTACCTGCTGATGCACCCGCACAGCTTCTACGCCGCTTATCACATCCCGACGTCGTCGCTGCGCATCTGCCCAGCGGAGACTGTTCTCCACCAATACGAGCACGCGGGAAAAAACTGGACCCACCAGCAATCGCTCACCGTCAATTTCACTGACGAGCTGACGAACGCGCGGCTGGATCGGCTGGCCACTTTGGCTAGATCCGCGGCGCGGGCGGCGCGCGATCGTCGGATCGAGCAGACACGGGCAGCGCCTGGCGATGTCGCTGGTCTCGTTCGGCGCGGTATTCCGGACATCCATGTTCCGGACGATCCGGCCCTAGCCGGCCAACTCCTTGCGCACCTCTACAATCAGGACGCCGACGTAGTGATCAGCGCGGCGTTCGATCGGTTCGCGGCGGTGCTCGGGGTGGGCAACGAAGCCATGGGCCCGGCTTACATGGCTGAGGTCAACCTAGGGATGGCGGGGTTAAGTCGGTCGCGCACCCGGATCGAAGCCGCCGTGACGTTTTTCAGGAGTCAGCTCGACCTGGGCCGCTACGAGCGGGGCAGCCTTCACTACACGATCGGCAATGCCTTCTCTGCGCTCGGCCAGGAGGAGGACGCCAAGGCCGCCTATGAGGCGGCTCTCGCCGACCCCGCGTTCGCCAATTCGCCGGACCTAGCATCCCAAGGCCATAAGAACGTCGGGACGAGCTTTGAACGGCTCGGAGATGAGAAGCGAGCAGTCGAGCACTATCGCGAAGCCTTGCGGCTGAACCCACACCTTCCTGAAGCGCACAATGCCTTGGCCCTGTTCTACGTGCGCCAGGGCGAGTGGAAGCATGCCCTCACGCATCTGGATCAGGCCGTCTTCACCGACCCTACGCGCGTCAAGGCAGCCGGCGTTGCAGGGTGGCGAGCCAACGTGCTCTTCAACATGGGAGAGGGGAGCGCGGCGTTCCGTGAGATCAATGGCCTCCTTGCGCAAGCTGATTGTGAACCATGGATCTGGCCGTTTTTCGCACGGCTGGTGGCGAGCTTCGGTCGGACAACGGCGGAGAATGCGCGCCAGGCGCTGGGCTTCTGGCACCGCTATGTCGGTGCCCACCCCGAGAGCTCCGGAGGCCGTCGCGAGTTGCTGTTGTCGACTTTGTACCTGCGAGCGGAGGGACAGGATGTCGGCCGGACTTACGCGGGATTTCGGGACGAGTTTAACAGACAAATCGAGCACATCGACGACAAGGATGAAGCCGCCCTCTTATGGGATCGCCTTGGGCACTGGGCACAAGATGAGGCGGACTGGGCCGAGGCTGAGCTCTGTTTTCGGAAGGCCTACGATCTGGCGGGCGGTCACTACGGCTACTGTCTCGGGACTGCCCTCAACTTTCTCGGTCGGTTTGAAGAGAGTCTGCCGATCTTGCGCGAACAGGCCGAGCGTATCCAGCCTGATGCTATGAGCTGGTTTCAGCTCGGCGCGGCTTACGGCGACCTTGGGCATTCTGCGCAAGCGATCGACGCCTATGAGAAGGCCCTTGCGCTGGATCCCCACTACGATCTGGCGATGTTCAATCTCGGCGGTGCTTACTGGAACAGGGGGGAGAAGATTGAGGCATTGGCGATTTGGACGATGGCCATCGATCGCTTCCCAGATCATGAGCTCGTCGCCAAACTCAGACATGACCTGCCGGACTTCTTTTCGCCCGATCCCACCTAA
- the istA gene encoding IS21 family transposase, producing MRLYMSYRPTLSAEAAAAKAGFSTATAYRIEADPRLPSQKEEPRGRRRPDPLAPYWEAEIEPILKAAPGIRAIGVLDELRRRHPDLNPNIRRTLERRITAWRALNGPERDVIFRQEHEPGRLGLSDFTDTSALRITIAGAVLDHRLYHFRLAFSGFEHAHVVLGGESFVALAEGLQNALWALGGVPKEHRSDSLSAAFRNLTRDAREDLTQRYTALMSHYGMVPTRNNAGIAHENGSIESAHGHLKQALEDALLLRGSRDFADLDAYRAFVDVVVGRRNANLVKRIALEKETLAPLPRSRTSDFEEKVIPVTSSGGFILRRVFYTVPSKLIGHRLRVRIFDDRLECFLGTTQVATLRRGRPVSENRGGHVVDYRHVIHALRRKPMALANLVYRDQLFPRAAYRRAFEILRERYDDRHACKVTVELLALAHERACEAELADTIAIDLDAGRLPDLAALRVRFRPEKAPIPHVAVELAPLAAYDELASVGFVPVTSNTGDAA from the coding sequence ATGAGGCTATACATGAGTTACCGACCGACGTTATCGGCCGAGGCCGCGGCGGCCAAAGCCGGGTTTTCGACCGCGACTGCCTATCGGATCGAGGCCGATCCACGGCTGCCGTCGCAGAAAGAGGAGCCCAGGGGCCGGCGGCGGCCTGATCCGCTCGCGCCCTACTGGGAGGCCGAGATCGAGCCGATCCTGAAGGCCGCACCCGGGATCCGGGCGATCGGCGTGCTGGACGAGTTGCGCCGGCGGCATCCCGATCTCAATCCCAACATCCGACGGACGCTGGAGCGCCGCATCACTGCCTGGCGCGCGCTCAACGGTCCCGAGCGGGACGTCATCTTCCGCCAGGAGCACGAGCCCGGGCGACTCGGCCTGTCGGACTTCACCGATACCAGCGCGCTTCGCATCACCATCGCGGGTGCTGTGCTCGATCACCGGCTCTATCACTTCCGCCTGGCGTTCTCCGGCTTCGAGCATGCCCATGTCGTGCTCGGCGGCGAGAGCTTCGTCGCCCTCGCCGAGGGCCTGCAGAACGCGCTGTGGGCGCTCGGAGGCGTTCCCAAGGAGCATCGCAGCGACAGCCTGTCGGCGGCGTTCCGCAACCTGACGCGTGATGCGCGCGAGGACCTCACGCAGCGCTACACCGCGCTGATGAGCCATTACGGCATGGTGCCCACCCGCAACAATGCCGGCATCGCGCACGAGAACGGTTCGATCGAGAGCGCCCACGGCCATCTCAAGCAGGCGCTGGAGGATGCACTGCTGCTGCGGGGCTCGCGTGACTTCGCCGACCTCGATGCTTACCGTGCCTTCGTCGATGTGGTTGTCGGTCGACGCAACGCCAATCTCGTGAAGCGGATCGCGCTCGAGAAGGAGACGCTGGCGCCGCTGCCGAGAAGCCGCACCAGCGACTTCGAGGAGAAGGTGATCCCGGTGACGTCATCGGGCGGCTTCATCCTGCGCCGCGTGTTCTACACCGTGCCGTCGAAGCTGATCGGCCATCGTCTGCGCGTGCGCATCTTCGACGATCGCCTCGAATGCTTCCTCGGGACCACGCAGGTCGCAACGCTGAGACGTGGCCGGCCGGTGTCGGAGAACCGGGGCGGCCATGTCGTCGATTATCGGCACGTCATCCACGCCCTGCGACGCAAGCCGATGGCGCTCGCCAATCTCGTCTATCGCGACCAGCTGTTCCCGCGGGCCGCCTACAGACGAGCGTTCGAGATCTTGCGCGAGCGATACGATGATCGGCATGCCTGCAAGGTGACGGTCGAGCTTCTCGCCCTGGCCCACGAGCGGGCCTGCGAGGCCGAGCTCGCCGATACCATCGCCATCGATCTCGATGCCGGACGGCTGCCCGATCTCGCCGCGCTGCGCGTCCGCTTCCGGCCCGAGAAGGCGCCGATCCCGCACGTCGCCGTCGAGCTGGCTCCGCTCGCCGCCTACGACGAGCTGGCCTCCGTCGGCTTCGTGCCGGTGACCTCGAACACCGGAGATGCAGCATGA